Proteins from one Parvibaculum lavamentivorans DS-1 genomic window:
- a CDS encoding N-formylglutamate amidohydrolase, with protein MRDLSLQPENSRSQPFELVNPGGSPGFLVLCDHASNALPEGYGSLGLAAAEFERHIAFDIGAAGVARHLSALLDCPAVLGRYSRLLVDLNRGEDDPTIVMKLSDGAVIPGNRDVDAHRGAVEFAHRIAAFHAPYHDAVERMIARARAADTVPVLISVHSFTPRWRAHIRPWHTGILWDKDGRLPVPLMAALREDGDIVVGDNEPYTGRLKNDCLYRHATMHGLPHALIEIRQDLIETEEGQAAWAARYARHLGPICAMPGLRAIRHFGSHADPALPISQ; from the coding sequence ATGCGCGATCTGTCACTTCAGCCGGAAAATTCTCGGTCACAGCCTTTCGAATTGGTGAACCCCGGCGGTTCTCCGGGCTTTCTCGTCCTTTGCGACCATGCCTCCAATGCCTTGCCGGAGGGCTATGGCAGCCTTGGCCTCGCGGCGGCGGAGTTCGAGCGCCATATCGCCTTCGATATCGGTGCCGCCGGTGTCGCCCGGCACCTCTCGGCGCTACTCGATTGCCCGGCCGTGCTCGGGCGCTATTCGCGCCTCCTCGTCGATCTGAACCGGGGCGAGGACGATCCGACCATCGTCATGAAATTGTCCGACGGTGCGGTCATTCCCGGCAACCGGGATGTCGATGCGCATCGAGGCGCCGTGGAATTCGCGCATCGCATCGCCGCCTTCCACGCGCCTTATCACGATGCCGTGGAGCGCATGATCGCGCGGGCGCGGGCGGCGGATACCGTTCCCGTCCTCATCTCCGTCCACAGCTTCACGCCGCGCTGGCGCGCCCATATCCGCCCCTGGCATACCGGCATTCTCTGGGACAAGGACGGCCGCCTGCCCGTGCCGCTCATGGCCGCGCTGCGCGAGGATGGCGACATCGTCGTCGGCGACAACGAGCCCTATACGGGCCGTCTCAAGAATGATTGCCTCTATCGTCACGCGACGATGCACGGGCTGCCCCACGCGCTTATCGAAATCCGGCAGGACCTGATAGAGACGGAAGAAGGGCAGGCGGCATGGGCGGCGCGTTACGCGCGCCATCTTGGTCCCATCTGCGCCATGCCCGGCCTTCGCGCTATCCGGCATTTCGGCTCGCATGCCGATCCCGCCCTCCCCAT
- a CDS encoding glycerate kinase type-2 family protein, whose amino-acid sequence MEARDEETRALLRRLYDAAVKDALPASCLPPHLPKPPAPGEGRLVIFAIGKAAASMAAVAEDYYDREFPGTHIEGLALTRYGHAQPTRHVEVLEGGHPVPDAAGEAAAKRLLRMAEWMGPEDFALVLLSGGASSLTAQPIQGITLDDEIWLTRALLASGRPIGDINCVRKHISRIKGGRLVETIHPARSLTLAISDVAGDDPSTIASGPTVPDTTSKARVMAIIDALRPPVSETLRAAIDAAPETPKPGAEIFAHASYKLIASGTGSLGAAAAIARAEGYDPVALGDAIEGEARELAAEHAKRVFQARAEGRRVAIISGGEAGVTFGDGEKGGRGGPNQEYALALAIALDGMAGVTALAGDTDGIDGGSGEADDPAGAIITPDTLDRARAAGLDAAEMLERHDSGTFFAQLGDLVKTGPSYTNVNDFRVILVENTETDRSDQVDSPP is encoded by the coding sequence ATGGAAGCGCGGGACGAGGAAACACGGGCGCTGCTGAGGCGCCTCTACGATGCGGCGGTAAAGGATGCATTGCCCGCATCCTGCCTGCCGCCCCATCTGCCCAAACCGCCGGCGCCGGGCGAAGGCCGCCTCGTCATCTTCGCGATCGGCAAGGCGGCGGCCTCCATGGCGGCGGTGGCTGAAGATTATTACGACAGGGAATTTCCGGGCACCCATATCGAGGGACTGGCGCTGACGCGCTACGGCCACGCGCAGCCGACGCGCCATGTGGAAGTGCTGGAAGGCGGCCACCCCGTACCTGACGCGGCAGGCGAAGCGGCGGCCAAGCGGCTTCTGCGAATGGCCGAGTGGATGGGGCCTGAGGATTTCGCACTTGTGCTGCTCTCCGGCGGCGCCTCGTCGCTGACGGCACAGCCGATACAGGGCATCACGCTTGATGACGAGATATGGCTGACGCGGGCGCTGCTCGCCTCGGGCCGTCCCATCGGCGACATCAATTGCGTGAGAAAACACATCTCGCGGATCAAGGGCGGCAGGCTCGTCGAGACGATCCACCCTGCCCGTTCGCTTACACTGGCGATCTCGGATGTGGCGGGCGACGACCCGAGCACCATCGCCTCGGGACCGACCGTGCCCGACACGACGAGCAAGGCGCGCGTCATGGCGATCATCGACGCGTTGCGGCCGCCGGTCTCGGAGACGCTTCGGGCCGCAATCGACGCCGCGCCCGAGACGCCGAAGCCGGGTGCGGAGATATTCGCTCATGCCAGCTACAAGCTGATCGCAAGCGGCACCGGCTCGCTCGGCGCGGCAGCGGCCATTGCTCGCGCCGAGGGCTACGACCCCGTGGCGCTGGGCGACGCCATAGAGGGCGAAGCGCGGGAGCTGGCGGCCGAGCACGCCAAGCGCGTGTTTCAGGCGCGGGCCGAAGGACGCCGGGTCGCCATCATTTCGGGCGGCGAAGCCGGCGTGACATTCGGCGATGGTGAGAAAGGCGGCCGTGGCGGCCCCAACCAGGAATACGCGCTGGCGCTCGCCATAGCACTCGATGGCATGGCGGGCGTCACGGCGCTTGCGGGCGATACGGACGGGATCGACGGCGGTTCGGGCGAGGCGGATGACCCTGCGGGGGCCATCATAACGCCAGACACGCTTGACCGCGCCCGCGCGGCAGGGCTCGATGCGGCGGAAATGCTGGAACGTCACGATTCCGGCACGTTTTTCGCGCAGCTTGGCGATCTCGTTAAGACCGGGCCGAGTTACACGAATGTGAACGATTTTCGGGTCATACTGGTCGAGAACACTGAGACAGACAGGAGCGACCAGGTTGATTCGCCGCCGTAA